The DNA sequence gtttttttaaagaagcttCATGTTTATGCAGTTTTCTCAATGATCTTTAAAGATTTCTCACCTTTAGTTCTTGTCCAGATGTTGATGATTCCAACAGCTGCTATCAGAGCAGCTAAACCCACAGAACCAAGAAGGAACCTCCACCAGTCTGTCGAATGTTCTGTACAGAGACAAAGGAGAGAAACTGGAAACACCAACTTGGTTTAATTGAACATCACGGACTGCAGGATTAGACATTGTTTCACCTGCTGGGACAGGGTTTTCAGGGGAAGCAAACGTAGGTTCAGTTGTTGCGGATGTTTTACCTCGATCTgaacaacaaagaacaaaactcatCTAATCATTTGAAAGGTAAATTAAATCTTTATATCCCTTTTATTTCCAGGTAATGCATGATTTTAGTTTGTAAAACTGAAGTGCTTTTAAACTGTTTGCCAAAACTGCTCTTTGGTTTCTCACCTGATGAACGAGAGCTGAAGTTAAAAAGCTGCACCTTATCATATCTTGTCTTCACTTCACAGCTGAACCAGTTAAACCTTGATGTTAAAGTGTAATGAGATGTCTGGAAGTTGAAAGCAGCAGAGCAGGAAGATGATGATTCTTTTAACTCTTGGTTATCTTTATTCACATCTTTCCCTTTAAACAACCACTTCACTGTGTGTTTACATTGTTCATCTGTCAACACAGAGCAGTTTAATGTCACtctgtcctggttctgatgttctGTCACTGAGGATGATttgaaagagaaaagcagagtaAATATGGTTACTTCcgtttttaaaatcattataaAACATCTGCCAGCAGGTTATCAGTAAAAGCTAAAGctgaaaatattattagtaCTTACATTTAACAAGAGAAAGATGAACTCCAGCATCTGGACCTGACTGTGTTCCTGATATATACTGTCTGCAGGTGTACCGACCAACATCCTCAGCTGTGACTTTCTTAAGAACCAGAGAACAGTCTGCAGAAACACTCAGTCTGTCTGATGTGGTTTGTTTAACCTGTCCAAGATAAATTAACTCTACAGCTGTTTGTCCTAATTTACTGTAGATCCAGACGGTAGTGTCACAGTTCCTGTGACCTGCAGCCACATTTTTACAAGGCAAAGTGACATTGTCTCCAGCTTTGACAgtgaagaagaggaagaggtcTTCATTTCTGCTTAGAGCTCCTGATGACACAGAAGCAGAAATGCTCACATAAGAactttatataaacaaaaaccGTATATTTAACACTTTATATACTCAGATTATCAACAGGGAGCTGAACTCAGGGTCTGCCTTATGAAGCTAACAACATGATGCATTTATTAAACAGTTATGTTAATGCTGAAATAAGGAGAATTTAATAAATAGATGTAAAGAACCTGACCTGTAAACTGCAACAACAGGATGAAAAAtaccaacattttcctccatcTAGATTCCTCCATGTTTCTCTCTGCTTCATCGCCTCTCTCTGCTTCCTGTGTAACTCTGAACTGGAGCTTTTAAGTCACAATAGTTCTACTTCCTGTAACTAGTGAGACTTTAACTTCCTTAATTTAAGCTGCTTCATGCCACAGCCTGTGGTTTCTTTGCATTTCTtataaaacacaagaaaacgCGTTTAAATCATGAACTACTAAACAGGTTACCGTGCTGTTGCAGGATTTCTTGGTGAAGCTGATGGAGGCGTAGGAAGCATCATTTTCCAGCTCAACCTGCAGAAAGTAGAAACATCTCACTAACAAGTCGATGCGCACAGACCTTCTATACTTCTCCAAAAAAAACGTGTGTCTCAAGATAGTTCACTCTTCTTCACTTCTTGTTTAACATTTTGCTGATTCTGTCTCAGGGTAGCGTGCAGTCACATCTAAGTTCTGCTTTATTTATGAATGACGTTTCAAAACAAGTGTCATTTACATTTTTGGGGAGATTGCATTTTACCTCATGTTGCTGATTTTCACTCGCAGCCCCTGGAGGTCTAAGGTTATGTTAATGCTGAAATAAGGAGAATTTATTAAACAATAGATTTACAGAACATGACCTGTAAACTGCAGCAACAGGATGAAAAAtaccaacattttcctccatgTTTCTCTCTGCTTCATCGCCTTTCTCTGCTTAATTCTGAACTGGAGCTTTTAAGTCACAATAGTTCTACTTCCTGTAACTAATGAGACTTTAACTTCCTTAATTTATGCTGCTTCATGCCACAGCTAGTGGTTTCTTTGCATTTCTCATCCTTAAAACAAACATGAGCTGCTGTGAAattgacccaattcattttatCTAGTTTAATGCTCCATCAGCTTTGTTCAACACTTTTCATATCagaattattattacatttatgAGACATTTATTAATAAACTAGCATGTCTTATGTTGATTTAAAATGGGAGGAATTAgctttttatgttaaaatgcaCCAACACTGACTCTCAAAATTAATGGGAAAAAATTCTGCAGAAGCCAACCAAAGAGGCCACCGCCCCCTAGTGTTCAAAATGAAGATTTACTACTGGACAAAGCTTCGAAGCAGAAATAAAATTGTGCTGTTTTgctaaaactgaaaagtgtagtgaaaaacaaaaaacaacattatgaTAAATGGATAAAGAACTCCAGgaacatataaaaatatagatgaaataaaaataaacatatcaaAAATATGGGGCTTCATTAAACGGTGTTAAATgtccatgtttttgtttttataacttCGTCTACAGACTGCTGATTGGCCTGCTGGAGGTGTGGAAATCCCGGTTGCTACATTGCTGTCTGTTTGGCTGCACGGGACTCCTGCTGGAAGTCTCCCTGTTTGTGCTCTTCTTCGCAGCTCCTGTTGAGCTCTGATTTCCTGGGCGATCAGCACTCCTCCTGGTGGACTGTTAAATATTCTGCTCCTCCAATCACAGAGCTCTCCACACCTGCCACTAGGTGCGGCTGTGATTTAATCTGAACAGCTCCACACCTGTATGGAAAGCCAACTCGGTCAAAAACACATGACAACACGTAAACACGTTATCAATGAGTTGTTCACGTGTGAAAAGCTAACCCGTAAACAACACGTTAACATGTTGTCTAGTGTTGTTTGCGCGTTAACAGCACGTTGACTACACGTTATTAACATGTTGTTTATATAGTTGACTTGTCAGACAAAGGTCAAAGAACAACCTCAGCGTCGTGTGACGTAAGACTGAAATAAGGAGACAACTTGGTAAAACTTGGGCAGTGAGAAAACTGCTTAATGATAATGTAATCTATATTCTGTTCTATGGCCACACAGCATGTCCAGTGTGTAGGAAGGATTTAAACGGAGAAGACAGCAGCAGCCAGCACCCATCAGAGTATCCACCCTCTCTATGGACGCCACAAACAGGAGAGATGGTCCTCCTGAGAGACCTACCCGTCTCATTCCTCGGTTCTCCTTGCATACATCATCAAACACACCGAGAAGACAAAGCCAGTGTCACGTTCCATATATTTGCTATCTGTTGCACTCATAATCATCTCAGCCTGATacttctttgtatttttgtttaattctttTATGCCTTTCTGCACCATGTAAACAGTTGCCTGTACAGATGTCATAACGGTCGGTTGAGTTCAAGTCCATGTCTTCTCTACTTTCAACTCTCAAGCAACTCCTTTTTTGAAATGCACTGCTGCAATATGCTATTGTGGGAATATGCATTATTCCCTATATATCATACATGTCCTCTTTACACATCAGAACATTTGCTAAATCCTGCAACTGAGCCAATAACGCCATATGAGATAGCTGTAGGGGCTACTTTCACTTTTACATTTACAGGGTCTGGACCTAACAATATGAACACAAAGAGCTGCATTACAGTTATGTTTATGAAGGATATATGTTTTTGTTGAGAATTTGTCAGGAAGAACTTGATTAATCTCTGGTTATTTATTCTGGTGTTGTTTTATTGGATTGCATCATAAACCCGCGGGTATCTTTGAAACGTCatgtttacaaattaaaaaacctTTTCATGATTGTCTAGCTCTGTGGGTGTTTTTGATGTCGAGTCAGATGCAGATTGAAACCGTTTCTGTTAATGAAATGGCTAAGTAGGCAGCCTTATCGGTATTCACATTGTGCATTCTTGTTGCTTTAAGATATATCAATTAGGCCTTAGTCTATCCTAAATTATGTTAACAGGGTTTTCCACACCAAGCACTAGTTTAAAGTCAGGACAttgatattattttaacatttcatcaggatttagtatgccccctgctggacacaCCTgcattcaataaaaatgttcagagcaaaattttatgttttccaaatatatatttattacaatGGTCTGTAATAACCTAACCTAACCCTATCCCCcaatgggcccaccacctgcagggggaaccgtgagggaccggtgcaaagaggattgggtggcggacgaaggtggagacctcaacggcccgatccccggatgcttaggctggctctagggacgtggaatgtcacctcgctgggggggaaggagtctgagcttgtgcgggaggtcgagagaaatcgactagaaatagtcgggctcgcctccacgcacagcgtgggctctggaacccatctccttgagaggggttggactctcttctactctggagtggcccacggggagaggcggcgggctggtgtgggtttgcttgttgccccccagctcagccgtctcgtgttggggtttaccccagtggatgagagggttgtatccctgcgccttggggttggggagaggtctctggctatcatttcagcctacgggctgagtggtagtgcagagtaccctgccttcttggcgtccctgtcggaggtgctggatagtgcccctcccggggactccattattctgctgggggacttcaacgcccacgtggggaacgacagtgacacctggagaggcgtgatcgggaggaatggcctccccgatctgaatccgagtggtgttttgttattggacttctgtgctagtcacggattgtccataacgaacaccatgttcaaacataagggtgtccatcagtgcacttggcaccaggacaccctagggaggaggtcgatgatcgactttgttgtcgtatcatcagaccttcggccacatgttttggacactcgggtgaagagaggggctgagctgtccactgatcatcacctggtggtgagttggatccgctggaggaggagaaagccggacagactcggcaggcccaagcgcatagtgagggtctgctgggaatacatccctggccctcggccagggatgtattcaactcccacctccgggagagcttcgaccagatcccgggggatgttggagacatagagtccgagtggaccatgttctctgcatctattgtcgatgctgctgcccatagctgcggccgtaaggtctgcagtgcctgtcgtggcggcaatcccagaacccggtggtggacaccggcagtaagggatgctgttaagctgaagaaggagtcctatcggctgtggttggcttgtgggactcctgaggcggctgacgggtaccgtgaggccaagcgtgctgcggcccgggctgtggcagaggcaaaaactcgggcctgggaagagttcggtgaggctatggagaaggactaccggttggcctcgaagcgattctggcaaaccgtccggcgcctcaggagggggaagcagtgctatgccaacactgtttatagtgggggcgggagactgctgacctcgactgaggacattatcgggcggtggaaggagtacttcgaggatctcctcaatcctgccatcacgcattccctggtggaaacagaggctggggactcggggttggactctttcatcacccagactgaagtcaccgaggtggttaaaaagctccgcggtggcaaggcttcgggggtggatgagatccgccctgagtacctcaagtctctggatgttgtagggctgtcatggttgacacgcctcttcaacattgcgagccggtcggggacagtgcctctggactggcagactggggtggtggtccccctttataagaagggggaccggagggtgtgttccaactacagggaaatcacactcctcagcctccctggtaaggcctacgctagggtattggagaggagagtctgaccgatagtcgaacctcggcttcaggaggagcagtgtggttttcgtcccagctgtggaacactggaccagctctataccctctacagggtgctcgagggttcatgggagtttgcccaaccggttcacatgtgttttgtggacctggagaaggcattcgactgtgtccctcgtgatgccctgtggggggtgctccaggagtatggaatcgggggccctttattaggggccatccggtccctgtacgagcggagcaggagtttggtccgcattgccggcactaagtcggacctgttcccagtgcatgttggactccggcagggctgccctttgtcgccggtcctgttcataacttttatggacaggatttctagacgcagccaagggccggagggggtctggtttggggaccagtggatttcgtttcttctttttgcagatgacgtggtcctgctggccccctctagccaagacctacagcatgcgctgtggcggttcgcagccgagtgtgaagcggctgggatgaggatcagctcctccaagtccgaggccatggtactcgaccggaaaagggtggcttgtcctcttcaggttggaggggagttcctgcctcaagtggaggagtttaagtatctcggggtcttgttcacgagtgagggaagaatggagcgggagatcgacagacggatcggtgcagctgccacagtaatgggggcgctgtgccggtccattgtggtgaagagagagctgagccgaaaagcaaagctctcaatttaccggtcggtctacgttcctaccctcacctatggccatgaactttgggtcatgaccgaaagaacgagatcacggatacaagcggctgaaatgagcttcctccgtagggtggccgggcactcccttagagatagggtgaggagctcggccatccgggaggagctcggagtagagccgctgctcctccacattgagaggagccagttgaggtggctcgggcatctataccggatgcctcctggacgccttcctcgggaggtgttccaggcacgtcccaccaggaggaggcccaggggacgacccaggacacgctggagggactatgtctctcggctggcctgggaacgccttgggctccccctggaggagctggaggaggtgtctggagagagggacgtctgggcgtctctgctgagtctgctgcccccgcgacccggtcctggataagcggaagacgacgaacgaacgaacaatgGTCTGTATCCTACACCAACATTTAGTGAGTACTACTGTTGTAACTTTCCAGCCAGGAAAACAATTCTAactttacaatttattttgccATAAAACTGCAATCcaaatgttaaattttgatAGACTACACACAAAAGGAAGGGAAGGACCAATAAATAAGAGTATTCTTAGTATGTTAAATAGTGGTAGGCAAAACCCCTTCTGGCTGACAGAAATGGTTTAACCCGGCAACTTGGCAGCTTATGGGAAAGTACAACACTGACCGCTTCAAACTTGACAACTGGCCAAATTGCTAAAAAAACGCATGAAATCAACATGTAAACAACACGTTAATGACATGTAGTCAACATGTTGTTAAAGCGCAAACAACACCTTGATAACGTGTTGTTTACATGTTGTCATCGCATCAGAAGTCATGTGTTTTTAACTGAGTTGGCTTTCCATACACTTGTCCATGTGAAACCGTGCTAGTGTTTACTCTTGTTTGTACTTGTACTTTGAAACTGACTGGTCTAATGTTACGCTGAACTGTTGATTAGTTTTTCAAACTAGGTGTTTGACCACTGTGAGTGTGTTATCTTGGTTTGTTTTTAGTTGCTGGTTGCCCAACAACTCTGGCAGTCTAgagtattttcttttgtttatttgttgatacaaaacatattccattgcctttatttttacctcctcttcttctccccTGGCCGAGCCGGAACGTAACAATGGTTAATTTATTGGGAAATTTCATGCACCAAAAGTAccacaaacagacacacacacacatgttttcagtagttttgcatttgaccagaGTTCGCATCACTATTGGTAGCATGAGGCAATACCTGCATCCGacaccaggatggcacatcgaTAATACGGGCCATTGcttgaaggtttgctgtgtcccccagCACAGTCTCAAGAGCATGGAGGAGAGTTCAGAAGACAGGCAGTTACTTTAGGAGAGCTGGACAGGGCTGTCTGAAGTCTGTAACCCATCAGCAGGACCAGTATCTcctcctttgtgcaaggaggagtAGGACGGGTACTGCCAGAGCTCCACAAAGggacctccagcaggctacTGGTGTTAAtgtctctgaccaaaccatCAGAAAAAGACTTCATGAAGCTGACCTGAGGGCCTGACATCCCCTAGTTGGCACTGTGCTCACTGCCCGATATCGTGGGGCTCAACTGGCATTTGCCAGACAACACTGGAATTGGCAAGATCTGCATTGGCGCCCTGTTCTTTTCACAGGTAagagcaggttcactctgagctcatgtAACAGATGTTAAAGGGTTTGGAGAAGCTGCAGGATGATCagtttggtggtgggtcagtgttggtccGGGAAAGCATATCCATGGTCCTGTACATGATAAACAATGACACCATAACTGCCATTAGGTATCGGTAGGAAATCTTTGGACCCATGGAAAGACTCTTTGCCAGTGTAGTGGGTTCTGATAATGCATGGCCTCATGTGACTATAGTAAGGAGGGAGTTCCTGAAGGATGAAGGAAATTATTCGATTGTCTGGTCTCTATGCTCctctgacctaaatccaatagaacatcACTGGCACATCATGTTTAGGTCTATCTGAAGCCACCGGGTTGTCCTGGAACTCAGTGAGGCCCTGCTCAGGATCTGGTAGGAGAAACCTCAGGACACTATCTGTCATCTCACAAGAAACATGCTCCAACGTTGTCAGATATGCATGAGGAGGCCATACAAACTACTGAAGACCATTTTTGAGTTTCTGTGTTAACATTTTAGCTAATTAGACTACCCTGCTGCAttggtttttcagtttaaatttccTAGACTTTGGATTAAATCCTCTTTGGGTTATAAAGTTCATTTTCCCAACAAATTACCCTTTCCATATTAGTATGGATATCCAGTATgaatctcacacacacacacacacacacacacacacacacacacacacacacacacacacacacatatataacatatttaaaatgtgtccAGATTATGACTTGAAGTGATTATGCAGACAAGATGACCAACTACAACACTTAATGCAGaaagaacatttaatttcagtgtTAGAACCATATTTTAGGCAAAATCTCAATGTGACAGAATATAATGTGAAAACTAAAGAACATTGTATTGATCCCCACAGGATAACGTGTGATGAAGGTGTGTCAATTCTAGAAAAGACTAAGAGGTCAAATATATAAAAGACTTCTGGTTCAGACAACTTTGTGCAACAGTTTGCTACTATTTTTTTTGAGTCGCAtcataaaaaaatgcatttgtgttGAAGAATTATGAATAAAGAGTTCATTTAGTTATTTCTTTCACTTTGCTTGAGGTTGTTTTGATGCTAAATATTCTGGTACGAGAATTAAAGTCTGTTTTTTGTACCTCTGAAGTTGTTTTATTCttccatctttttctgataccagaataggaaaaaaaaatctgtgaaaatgTGCAAACAGAATAATAACCAGATGAAcacaaaaccaaatattatcTAAAGTTTAATTTCTTGaaagattttaaatgtattgaaaCATATTTAAGTTAAAATCAAACCAAACATGAGAATTGATCCAGCTGCAGCTGGATGTTAAGAAGTTCTGTTTTACCTAAAAAATGAAAGCCAAGGTTGTTTTGTCATATTATGCTGGTTTTGGGTTGGACCAAGGTGCAGAGCGGAGCGAGGGAGCGACATGGTGAGTGttttaagaaataataataaacaagagACTTACACAAGGGCGGGGCAAGAAACATGAGCAGGGAAGATTTACAGGATAGTTTTCAGGATGAACCAGTAGAGAACAATGAGCATAAGGGAGTATATGTACTGAGGTAGAGCGGAGAATGGATCAATGAACACAGGGAGTAAATCAGAGAGAGATCAAGATCAGCTGGTGGGAGAGAGACTGAAGGCAACTGAGGGAGACTGACTAATAAACATTGATGAGTGGGGagtgcagggaggtaacagaaaacatctaagtgaactgaaataagtaaacaacgAGAGTGCCAAAAGAACAAACAGATgaaccagatctataaggaaatacaaactaaaacatctataatccagggaagtaacaaacaCTTGAACACCAGAATGAATCTAAGAAAcccaaatgaactgaaataaagagaatatggcagtgcagagaaagtAAAAAGTACACAAACTCAAAACTCCAACACAGTCAGATTATGACATATTTAGATGTCACTAGAGCAGGTAAACAAAACTATTTTCATCTTTAAGACCTGTCTATGTTAACCAGGAACACATCAGACATCTGTAGAAGACTCAGTCATGATTTCAGAAAACAGCAAATGTTGCTTAAATACCTTTTTACTTACATTTTTCAccagagaaaacatttaaaggtgTTCAAACTTGAAgtcaaactgatttttttttcaaatacattTAGCATCACATTTATCATTCCGTTGGTTCCCACAAGCCTTTATTTTGGAAGTCTTTATGAGTTTAGCAATCCCCCCCTCTTTCTGCAGAGTAATAAAACATCCTTGCAAAgacaaaaactcaaaattcaacATTTACACGATTGTAACCCAGACCTTAGTTTCTGTTTCATAAAAGCTGATGTATTTAGGGATTGTTTCTGTTTTGGGTGAACATGACTTAAAACTTCTAATTAACTACCTGAACATCTACGCTTTGTTCAGGTCTTTTAAAGTCTGGATTCGGTCAGTAAACAATAAATGTCAGGATGGAAAACCCTGGACATTCACCTCTAGTCCTCAGCAGATCTGTGTTTTGAGGACCACATTGCTGCTGAATCTTGAACTGACCAACTGAACAAAGCCCACACCCTAACACTTCCACCACAGGCCTGTTAGGTTGCCCCTAAGCCTGATGGGAGAACCACTTCATCAGTTCCTCTTCTTACTCAGACAGTTGCATCATTCTTAATTGAGTTGAAGTCTGGCTTCATGTTGTAGGAATGCAAATATACTAACTTGTAAATTTGAGGAACGGTGTAAAAATGTGGATTCCTCCATCACCCATCTCTGCTTCCTGTTCCTTCCTAAATCTTTAATGTTCTCTTTTTGAAACAAGCATGCCTCTGCACCCACAGCGTACctaaaataatctcattctgCACTAGTTTTACTCAACATCAAGTTTAATGGAGGCAAAAACACTGCTTGAAGTGCAGTTTGATAAAATTTATTCTGTATTGATGCTAAAGTACATCCAGTACACAAAGATATTATACTGAAAACAACCAAAGCATCAAATGCCCCCTGACATGCAATCTGAGCAAGAATGACAGAACCCAAAGTAAAGCTGTTTTGCAGTAACATCCGTCCATCATACCTGGTTCTTCTATACAGGGTAGCGGGAGGAGAGGAGCTGGTTCCTGTCTCTAGCGTTCCtcgggtgagaggtggggtacaccctggacaggtcgccagtccatcacagggcaacacagaaacacaaaggacaaacaaccatgcacattcACTCCTCagtgcaatttagagagaccaattaacctaacagtcatgtttttgaattGTAGGAAGAAGCTGGGGTACCTGGAGGGAAGctacgcatgcacagggagaacatgcaaagacAACTGAAAAAGAGAAGGTATTAGAAATgtcatttaattgtttaaacTATGGAGAGATTTTACCATCAGATATCATTAGTCCAACACAATAAGAACTTTGCAAAGCAACTAATGTTCCGCATATAATTATTATCATATGTTGAATTGCTTTATTATTTACTTTCTGCTTATTAGCTTTGATAACAAAACTTACTTATACTAAAAATAATTGAATACTAACATTAAGACAAAATGTGACTTATTTTAAGAACAACAgataaaccttttcacatattAGGAGGTTTAACATTTTAGATATTTTCTTATGACCTGTTGAGCTGGTTTACTTGGCTTCATGACTGAAGCTTAGAGGCTGCTGGGATGAGTGGAAGAAGCTTTCAGAGTGCTGTATGTCAATGCATCTCCATCATCATCGTCTTCATCACTTTTAATCTGCAagacacagaaaacacatttatccT is a window from the Girardinichthys multiradiatus isolate DD_20200921_A chromosome 15, DD_fGirMul_XY1, whole genome shotgun sequence genome containing:
- the LOC124881569 gene encoding uncharacterized protein LOC124881569, translating into MEESRWRKMLVFFILLLQFTGALSRNEDLFLFFTVKAGDNVTLPCKNVAAGHRNCDTTVWIYSKLGQTAVELIYLGQVKQTTSDRLSVSADCSLVLKKVTAEDVGRYTCRQYISGTQSGPDAGVHLSLVKLTEHQNQDRVTLNCSVLTDEQCKHTVKWLFKGKDVNKDNQELKESSSSCSAAFNFQTSHYTLTSRFNWFSCEVKTRYDKVQLFNFSSRSSDRGKTSATTEPTFASPENPVPAEHSTDWWRFLLGSVGLAALIAAVGIINIWTRTKGRKTHLDENPVCLDEDDGPVNYENIRTSTV